From the genome of Lotus japonicus ecotype B-129 chromosome 6, LjGifu_v1.2, one region includes:
- the LOC130723090 gene encoding 60S ribosomal protein L10-like, which yields MTQAHTHTPKNAPLQRYIYHHLPLHLPTISIPFSTTTTAMGRRPARCYRQIKNKPYPKSRFCRGVPDPKIRIYDVGMKKKGVDEFPFCVHLVSWEKENVSSEALEAARIACNKYMAKFAGKDAFHLRVRVHPFHVLRINKMLSCAGADRLQTGMRGAFGKPQGTCARVSIGQVLLSVRCKDGNAVHAQEALRRAKFKFPGRQKIIVSRKWGFTKLSRSDYLRLKSENRIVADGVNCKVLGCHGPLANRAPGRAFLQAAA from the exons ATGACGCAAGCCCACACGCACACACCAAAAAACGCGCCATTGCAAAGGTATATATACCACCACCTCCCTCTTCACCTTCCCACCATTTCCATCCCATTTTCAACAACCACAACCGCCATGGGAAGAA GACCGGCGAGGTGTTACCGGCAGATAAAGAACAAACCATACCCGAAATCCCGCTTCTGCCGCGGCGTCCCGGACCCAAAGATCCGAATCTACGACGtcgggatgaagaagaaaggcGTAGACGAGTTCCCCTTCTGCGTCCACCTCGTCTCATGGGAGAAGGAGAATGTCTCCAGTGAAGCACTCGAGGCGGCGCGGATTGCCTGCAACAAGTACATGGCCAAGTTCGCCGGAAAAGACGCGTTCCACCTCCGCGTGAGGGTGCATCCCTTCCACGTGCTCCGCATCAACAAGATGCTATCGTGCGCAGGTGCTGACAGGTTGCAGACTGGGATGAGAGGCGCGTTTGGGAAACCGCAGGGGACTTGTGCGAGGGTTAGTATTGGGCAGGTGCTGCTTTCAGTGAGGTGTAAGGATGGGAATGCGGTTCATGCTCAGGAGGCGCTGCGTCGCGCCAAGTTCAAGTTTCCTGGTCGCCAGAAAATTATTGTTAGCAGAAAGTG GGGATTTACTAAGTTGAGCAGAAGTGATTACTTGAGGTTGAAGTCTGAGAACAGAATTGTGGCTGATGGGGTCAATTGCAAG GTTCTTGGGTGCCATGGACCTTTGGCGAATCGGGCGCCCGGAAGAGCTTTCTTGCAAGCTGCGGCTTAG
- the LOC130723089 gene encoding metal tolerance protein 4-like: protein MDGDSGSDPTKPLLIKNGRTTTAASEHDGLARRNSIHSLRSNFLSTLPDKVRSVLDPESPFDVDLSNATALSQGEKEYYERQFATLKSFEEVDCIEESDSCNNVDEDNQEQAQQEWAMKISNYANVALLILKIYATLRSGSIAIAASTLDSLLDLMAGGILWFTHVSMKNINIYKYPIGKLRVQPVGIIVFAAIMATLGFQVLITAVQQLIQNSPSEKMSTEQLIWLYSIMILATVVKLILWLYCRSSGNKIVRAYADDHHFDVITNVVGLVAAVLGDKFYWWIDPVGAIVLALYTISNWSRTVMENAVSLVGQTAPPEVLQKLTYLVIRHPQIKRVDTVRAYTFGVLYFVEVDIELPEDLPLKEAHTIGETLQIKLEKLPDVERAFVHLDFECDHKPEHSVLSKLPNNQP, encoded by the exons ATGGACGGAGATTCGGGTTCGGATCCCACGAAACCGCTGTTAATAAAAAATGGCCGGaccaccaccgccgcctccGAACACGACGGACTCGCTCGCCGGAACTCGATTCACTCGCTCAGATCCAACTTTCTGTCTACGCTTCCCGATAAGGTCCGTTCTGTTCTTGACCCTGAGTCTCCCTTCGACGTTGATCTCTCCAACGCCACCGCCTTAAGCCAAG GGGAGAAAGAGTACTATGAGAGACAATTTGCTACTCTCAAATCGTTTGAGGAAGTGGATTGCATTGAGGAATCTGATAGTTGCAATAATGTTGACGAGGATAATCAAGAACAGGCTCAACAAGAGTGGGCAATGAAGATTTCAAATTACGCCAATGTTGCTCTCTTGATATTGAAG ATTTATGCCACATTAAGGAGTGGGTCAATAGCTATTGCAGCATCAACTTTGGATTCTTTGCTTGATCTCATGGCTGGTGGCATACTCTGGTTCACTCACGTCTCAATGAAGAACATCAATATCTACAAGTACCCCATTGGAAAGTTGAGGGTGCAGCCTGTGGGTATAATCGTCTTTGCGGCCATCATGGCAACACTTG GATTTCAGGTGCTAATCACAGCCGTACAGCAACTAATACAAAACAGCCCAAGTGAAAAGATGTCTACAGAGCAGCTAATATGGTTGTACTCTATTATGATATTAGCAACGGTGGTGAAGCTTATTCTCTGGCTTTACTGCAGAAGCTCAGGGAACAAGATTGTCCGTGCCTATGCAGAT GATCACCACTTTGATGTTATAACAAATGTGGTTGGATTAGTTGCGGCTGTTCTTGGTGATAAATTTTACTGGTGGATTGACCCGGTTGGAGCTATTGTGCTTGCACTTTATACGATTTCAAATTGGTCTCGCACTGTCATGGAAAATGCAG TTTCACTAGTAGGACAAACTGCACCTCCTGAAGTTTTGCAGAAGCTGACATATCTCGTTATAAGGCACCCGCAAATTAAGCGTGTTGACACCGTCCGCGCATACACATTTGGCGTTCTATATTTTGTGGAG GTTGACATTGAACTGCCAGAAGATTTACCCTTAAAAGAAGCGCATACGATTGGAGAGACTCTGCAGATAAAGCTTGAGAAGCTTCCAGACGTTGAGCGGGCATTTGTTCATCTAGACTTCGAGTGTGATCACAAACCGGAGCACTCAGTTCTCAGCAAACTGCCCAACAACCAGCCGTAA